A genomic region of Pseudomonadota bacterium contains the following coding sequences:
- a CDS encoding lipase maturation factor family protein — protein MLALIYIAAFVSLAAQIRGLVGSEGILPVSGYLDAALTHLGTRAYWQVPTLFWFSSSDTALVTACILGALASASLIGGRWTSPLLLLCYVLYLSLFYAGQDFMHFQWDTLLLETGFLAVFLPSRSVLVVWLFRWLLFRFVFGSGWVKLLSGDPTWASFTALDYHYETQPLPTSIAWYAHQLPAWFQHACTFAVLVIELAVPFLFFVARRPRMLAAWIILVFELGIILTGNYNFFNLLAMSLCVLLFDDQALRSILPSRYRTSIATSVLCRHVFFERVVLSSLVALILFLSVSVMFLQLGRRPLPDPVTAALEWFAPLAIVNSYGLFANMTTTRPEIVIEGSQDGDTWSEYAFRYKPGNTGRRPPWNIPHQPRLDWQMWFAALSTANENPWFTNLLVRLLQNTPIVGGLLGSNPFPNAPPRFVRALLYEYRFASPEAHRKGAWWRRELLGTYYAAIQLSKGDETE, from the coding sequence TTGCTCGCGCTCATCTACATCGCTGCATTCGTGTCCCTGGCGGCACAAATCAGGGGGCTAGTGGGAAGCGAAGGCATCCTGCCGGTCTCCGGGTATCTCGATGCCGCTCTCACCCATCTCGGCACTCGCGCCTATTGGCAGGTCCCAACCCTATTCTGGTTCAGTAGCAGCGACACGGCGCTCGTTACTGCTTGCATTCTGGGCGCACTCGCGTCAGCAAGTCTGATTGGGGGGCGCTGGACATCCCCGCTGCTTCTCCTTTGCTACGTGCTGTACTTATCGCTGTTTTACGCAGGTCAGGATTTCATGCACTTCCAGTGGGACACTTTGCTGCTGGAAACCGGCTTTCTCGCGGTCTTCCTGCCGTCGCGTTCCGTGCTCGTGGTCTGGCTGTTTCGCTGGTTGCTCTTCCGTTTCGTGTTCGGTTCGGGCTGGGTAAAGCTCTTGAGCGGCGATCCAACCTGGGCATCCTTCACGGCACTGGACTACCACTACGAGACTCAGCCGCTCCCAACATCGATTGCCTGGTACGCTCATCAGTTGCCTGCGTGGTTTCAACACGCCTGCACATTTGCGGTCCTCGTCATAGAGCTCGCGGTGCCTTTCCTGTTCTTTGTGGCCCGCCGGCCACGGATGCTGGCGGCCTGGATCATCCTGGTTTTCGAGCTGGGTATCATCCTGACGGGCAACTATAATTTTTTCAACCTCTTGGCCATGAGCTTGTGTGTATTGCTGTTCGACGACCAGGCACTCCGCAGCATCCTGCCGAGTCGGTACCGGACGTCGATCGCGACCTCGGTACTGTGCCGACACGTGTTCTTCGAACGCGTTGTACTCAGTAGCCTGGTGGCCCTCATCCTCTTTCTCAGCGTCAGCGTAATGTTCCTGCAACTTGGGCGCCGCCCTCTTCCAGACCCCGTGACCGCGGCGCTCGAGTGGTTCGCCCCGTTGGCCATCGTCAATTCCTACGGATTGTTTGCGAACATGACAACGACACGTCCCGAGATCGTCATTGAAGGCTCGCAAGACGGTGACACCTGGAGCGAATATGCCTTCCGATACAAACCGGGAAATACCGGCCGCCGGCCACCGTGGAACATCCCACACCAGCCGCGGCTCGATTGGCAGATGTGGTTTGCCGCGCTCTCTACCGCGAATGAGAATCCATGGTTTACCAATCTGCTCGTACGTCTGCTACAAAACACGCCTATTGTAGGCGGATTACTCGGGAGCAATCCGTTTCCCAATGCACCGCCTCGGTTTGTCCGTGCACTGCTATATGAGTATCGTTTTGCGAGCCCCGAAGCACATCGAAAGGGCGCATGGTGGCGGCGTGAGCTCCTCGGCACTTATTATGCAGCGATACAATTATCAAAAGGCGATGAGACCGAATAA
- a CDS encoding DMT family transporter, giving the protein MSTAPHADREALAGLIAGAVCIGFAPIFVRLVDVGYTAAAFWRVALSLPFLFALWFPRRWDPASEEEPAALRWLWLGGAFFAGDLAVWHQSILHTSVANATLLANLAPIFITAASFFLYDERVTWGFLVGLILALSGAAVLMADSLTISHKTLLGDIYGVIASVFYSGYLLGVSRLRKRHSTFEVMWWTTLACAVALLPIVWLLGEPMWPTSRSGWAVLLGLALVSHIGGQGLIAWALAHLPAAFSSVSLLVQPVAAAVFAWVLLAEPFGVQQAVGGAVVLAGIVLCRLAMLRPQQ; this is encoded by the coding sequence TTGAGCACCGCGCCTCACGCCGACCGCGAGGCTCTGGCGGGTTTGATTGCCGGTGCGGTGTGCATTGGCTTTGCGCCGATCTTCGTGCGCCTGGTGGACGTGGGCTACACCGCCGCCGCGTTCTGGCGCGTGGCGCTGTCGCTGCCGTTCCTGTTTGCGCTGTGGTTTCCGCGCCGCTGGGATCCAGCCTCGGAGGAGGAACCGGCCGCGCTGCGGTGGCTGTGGCTGGGCGGCGCTTTCTTCGCCGGCGACCTGGCGGTGTGGCACCAGTCCATCCTTCACACCTCCGTCGCCAACGCCACCCTGCTGGCCAATCTCGCGCCCATTTTCATCACCGCCGCTTCATTCTTCCTGTACGACGAGCGCGTGACGTGGGGATTTCTAGTCGGTTTGATTCTGGCCCTGTCCGGCGCCGCGGTGCTGATGGCCGACAGTCTCACCATCAGCCATAAAACCCTGCTGGGAGATATTTACGGCGTCATTGCCTCGGTGTTTTATTCCGGGTATCTGCTGGGCGTGTCGCGCTTGCGCAAGCGTCATTCGACCTTTGAAGTAATGTGGTGGACGACGCTGGCCTGCGCGGTAGCGTTGCTGCCGATCGTGTGGCTCTTGGGTGAGCCCATGTGGCCCACATCGCGTTCCGGGTGGGCCGTGCTGCTGGGACTGGCATTGGTCTCGCACATCGGCGGGCAGGGGCTCATCGCCTGGGCACTGGCGCATCTGCCGGCGGCATTTTCCTCCGTGAGCCTGCTAGTGCAGCCGGTGGCCGCCGCGGTGTTTGCCTGGGTGCTGCTGGCCGAGCCCTTTGGCGTCCAGCAGGCGGTCGGTGGCGCCGTCGTGCTCGCCGGGATCGTCCTGTGCCGGCTGGCGATGCTGCGACCCCAGCAATGA
- a CDS encoding SRPBCC family protein yields the protein MFKTIAIVAVVLIVALLIYAATKPDTFRVQRSASIKAPPEKIFPLVNDLHSHATWSPWEKKDPAMKRTHSGAASGTGAVYEWDGNKEIGKGRMEITESTPPSKVVFAMHFIEPFEAHNTAELILEPGGDSTTVTWAIYGPQPYLAKVMHLFFNMDRMIGKEFEAGLSSLKAITEK from the coding sequence GTGTTCAAGACCATTGCCATCGTAGCCGTCGTTCTGATCGTCGCGCTTCTCATTTATGCCGCGACCAAGCCTGACACGTTCCGTGTCCAGCGCTCGGCGAGCATCAAGGCGCCGCCGGAGAAGATCTTTCCCCTCGTCAACGACCTGCACAGTCATGCCACCTGGTCACCCTGGGAGAAAAAAGACCCCGCGATGAAAAGAACACACAGCGGCGCTGCAAGCGGCACGGGCGCCGTGTATGAATGGGATGGCAACAAGGAGATCGGCAAGGGGCGCATGGAGATCACGGAGTCAACTCCACCTTCCAAGGTGGTGTTTGCGATGCATTTCATCGAGCCGTTCGAGGCCCACAACACCGCCGAGCTCATACTGGAGCCCGGGGGCGACTCGACGACCGTCACCTGGGCCATCTACGGTCCTCAGCCCTATCTTGCGAAGGTCATGCATCTCTTTTTCAACATGGACCGCATGATCGGCAAGGAGTTTGAGGCCGGCCTCTCCAGCCTGAAGGCCATCACTGAAAAGTAA
- a CDS encoding histidine phosphatase family protein — translation MDQPSKGRRLLIMRHAKSDRGTPGEPDFDRPLAKRGQRDALRMGEWLRAQGLVQDLVLASPARRARETASKVCKVLDIEKQAIQWEPRIYDATRADLIEVLADCPADRRLVLLVGHNPGLEELLEYLSGAAVHCPGVRRPCRPRPSPACVSRRPGVSSRPDRGGSSSGCIPRAWGRLAPVLPRRKANGADRRPKSMADATARNSP, via the coding sequence ATGGACCAGCCATCGAAGGGGCGGCGGCTCCTCATCATGCGGCATGCCAAGTCCGACAGGGGGACGCCGGGCGAGCCCGACTTCGACCGGCCGCTGGCCAAACGCGGCCAGCGCGATGCCCTGCGCATGGGCGAGTGGTTGCGCGCCCAGGGCCTCGTCCAGGACCTGGTGCTCGCCTCACCCGCGCGCCGGGCGCGCGAGACGGCCTCGAAGGTATGCAAGGTGCTCGACATCGAGAAACAGGCCATCCAGTGGGAGCCGCGCATCTACGACGCGACGCGCGCCGATCTGATCGAGGTGCTGGCCGACTGCCCGGCGGACCGACGGCTCGTGCTCCTCGTCGGCCACAACCCCGGTCTCGAGGAGCTGCTCGAATACCTGTCCGGGGCAGCGGTACACTGCCCGGGGGTGAGAAGACCCTGCCGACCGCGGCCGTCGCCTGCGTGCGTCTCAAGGCGGCCTGGCGTAAGCTCACGGCCGGATCGGGGAGGGTCGAGCAGTGGATGTATCCCAAGGGCTTGGGGACGCCTAGCCCCCGTCCTACCACGCAGGAAAGCGAACGGCGCCGATCGACGCCCAAAAAGCATGGCTGATGCAACCGCCCGCAACTCTCCCTGA
- a CDS encoding VOC family protein: MAIKIFVNLPVKNLNESVEFFTKLGFRFNPQFTDETATCMIVGGDIFVMLLTHDKFKTFTPKEICDATKSTEVLVCLSSESREKVDEMVRKAVAAGGTTYNEPQDHGFMYAHGFQDLDGHIWEVMWMDPGAIKQS, translated from the coding sequence ATGGCTATCAAGATTTTTGTGAACCTGCCGGTAAAGAATCTCAACGAATCTGTGGAGTTCTTTACCAAACTCGGCTTCAGGTTTAATCCGCAGTTTACCGACGAGACGGCCACCTGTATGATTGTAGGCGGGGACATCTTCGTCATGCTGCTGACTCACGACAAGTTCAAGACTTTTACTCCGAAGGAAATATGTGATGCCACGAAAAGCACCGAGGTGCTTGTGTGCTTGTCTTCCGAGAGCAGGGAAAAAGTCGATGAGATGGTTCGCAAGGCAGTTGCCGCCGGCGGAACAACCTACAATGAACCGCAAGACCATGGTTTCATGTACGCACATGGGTTCCAGGACCTGGACGGCCACATCTGGGAAGTCATGTGGATGGACCCCGGCGCAATCAAGCAAAGTTGA